The sequence below is a genomic window from Lycium ferocissimum isolate CSIRO_LF1 chromosome 9, AGI_CSIRO_Lferr_CH_V1, whole genome shotgun sequence.
AAGCTTAAAGCTGGATAGTTGCAATAAAACTTGGAAGACTATTTGGACAACACACTCTGAAAACAATTTTCAGGATGAAAGAGTTAGAGAGGTTTTGCAACTCAGTGACGGACACACGTTACTTTAAGCTGGGTAGTACATGCTAGCTTGAATGGAGCCACATGAATCATGTGACATGATCAATGAAAATTCATGTCACatgtacataatgaaagtaacGACTTACTTAAACCCTACAGCCTCAAATCGTAACCCGCGTCttcgttctttttctttttaatcaatGAAGAACTGTTAGTGTTGTTCCAGCTTCTAGTTTTCAGGCAACTTTATATTTGGCTATGtaagaaaatacaaataataGACTAGAAAATTTCCAAGGTCAAAAGCTGCTTGATGTATCGAAAAACAAATTTACAAGtggtatacatatgtataatgtaTAATGGGgtgaatcatcaaacttggcATGAAGCTTCCACAAACTATTAACCCAtgaagaatcttctccaagactGCCACGGCAGAAATCCGCCTGTTTAgtatcaaaagaaattaaatgaatACAGGAATTACATGCTACTGAAGttaataaaaaggaagaaaatttaaATGCGGACAAGTAGAGTAGGATAGTACCACAACTAGGACATCGCTTATAAAATTTGTTGTTCTTGAGAACAAGTCCTGAACCCCCACAAACTTCACATTTCCTCTGTTTCACCTGCCAAAGGAACAAGCTTTTTGTGCCAATCAGATTTTTTGACTATGGGGTCCAAGATGTCAAATGGAAGGCGGAAACATCGACAATCCCTTAAATTTGTCAATAACTTTTATCTAGACACAAATTATAGTATGTTTCGATTGTACACCTGAAAACATGATAAAGTGTTCCTATTAGACATTTTCGGCtcaaattttgaaagaacttgtGTGTATTCTAAGTGCACATTACATAAGATAAGTTAACCATTTAAAATGCGTCACATCCCTTAACTATACAAATTAGTCTTAATAAGTCATAAAACCTCATGCTTGTTTCAATAGAggctgatgtgtataattaaaaggAGGAGACATGTTTTATGTGATTCACTTATCTGTATAGTAGGTGCTTGAGAATACGCGCAAAACAATTTCCAAAGTTTGCGTCGAAAGTGTCTAATAGGAACATAATATGTGTTCAACTGAAACATGTCTGTAATTTGGATGTGTAGATGAAATTTTACCAGTAAGTTTAAGTAGCCGTCGGCGTATTGAAGTAGCATGGAATTTAAATATAGGAGGGTACTTAACGATTCTTTTGCTGAACTCGACTCCAGCAACCACAAAAGGTGTCACACCGGCTGTAAACACAGTTCTCACCAATTCATTAatccaagaaaacaaaaaaagaagcaaaaaaggaaagaaataacAGTAAGCAATGAATATGAATAGTACCTAAAGAGCCAATGACAATTTGCCAAGTGATATCGGGGTCTGAAGTGAGTGTTGTAATATCGGTGTCAGCTGCGTTAATTGACTTGCTTAATtgcttattttgtttaacaacaagaagatgatgatggGGTTGATTGTTTAAGGGAATAAAGGCCTGATGATTGAATATTGATCTGGCATCTGAAGAATGTTGAGAGATGAATCTTCTATGGCTAGAGGTGCTTCTATGGAAGGCATGAAGAGGCCCAAATAGAGTAGCCATTGTTGCAGGCAGGAGTGGAAGGAACACTCAATGGTATAGGCTATGTGTGGTAAATGTTTAACAACCACAAATGTGAATTCTTGCTCTAACGTCTCCACGTCGCCTCTCCCTTGCTCTCTCCTTGTTTGtttgtttccttctttttttctttttgggttcAGAAAGGCTGTTTCTACTCTCTACCTTTTGCTTAGCTTCTCTCTAAAAGgaattaaaactttttttttttgtatgtgtACATTCGACCTTCTTCATACCTCACTTGTGAAATTATATTGATCATGTTGTTGTTTAGGAGTTGCATACGTCAATGGTTCGATATGTCATAAAACTCTTGAGTTGCATCTTATACTGTCCCAAATGATGTTTGACTGAGTACAAAGttttaaaaacttttaagaCTTGTAATTTAAAACAAATCGAGAATATTTGTGTAACTATAAATCAtctattaaggataaaataaaaaaattaaagcaattttttaaaaaatattaaaatgttatttttgacctattagagaatttttttaacataaaataagaCAGAAAGAACAACATGGAGTGTTTTATGGTTCctgtcaaaataaataaataaataaatacataatgtGCGGTAATCTTGAATTCATTTGTGCCTTTTACACAACAACCCTTAGAGGAAGAGCTAAACAAGGGAGACAACAGGTAGGGTAAAGGGAGGTTTGGGCTCTAGAATGATTTGGGGTTGCTCATTATTTAATCTCTCTTGTATGTTGGGGCACAGTTTGCATCTAAAGACTGCGGAGGGTGCATCTACACTAGGTAGGTTATCAAATACTATAACACACCCAATGATGTGGCTTAACTATTGATAAAGTTGGAACGAATACCACGGGACTAGGATCGAATCCCATCAaaagccaaaaaagaaaagaaaaaaacaatgcGATTTTCTTCTCATCTATTTAAATCTTAATAGACAGAGTAATCATACATGCGTACAAGTATAAAGAAGCAACACCTACAAAATGAGAAGACACAAATACCCAGCGGAATAGTTGCATTGCTCACAAcatatttaaatataattacATGATACACCCACTTGTAAAAAGATGTAGACACCAGTGAAATAGTTGAGATGTACATAAACTGACCACACACCACTGCTACAAGGCATTAtcaaatatttttgattttgtagTGATTCACTTATATTTGATCTATAGCACTGCCACATCAGGGCAGTGACCATGGGCTAAGGCTGCGCCACTAAGGCCATGTCATTGCTTAGGCCCAAAATTAGAAGGCcccaaatattattattattattattattattattattatatactgtatactatataatttatataaaaaagtgttacattatatatgttattttatatcaataagTTCAGAAATTATGATAATTTTCTTCACTCATTAATTAGTACTAGTATTTGTAACCGCGCGTAGTATCAAAGAAtttaaaatcaataaatttgtgaaataataaatataactaTTAATATACTATATTCAATGTCATCAATAATGCATACTTAAATAAAAAGTTTATACTGACACTTAATATCATAACACGATTGTAATTACTTTCGACGTTTTGATAAGGAAAAAACATTCTTATCATATCTCATTGACATATTTTAAAAAGGTTATGATTAAAAAGTAATTGTTAATTAGTTGGCttctatatttatttgtttaatatgttaggaCATGGAAACAtaaatttatcttttaattcaaacttaatagtataatttttcatttcaaattttcaagcAAATTAGACTTAGTTTTAAAACTTTATCTTTTAATTACAATTCAAAAACTAATCTCACctaattttattatattgtcAAAAATTGGTGCGTCGCCTTTTATTATTTACTCGTGACTTGACTTAATATTTTACTCACTATTCTTCTTTTAATATTGGGATAAAAGGAGAATGTAACGACACACTCTTAGTACCTTTTATTATTAGTTTATCACTTGATTTAATATCTCTACTCATTCTTCTCTTTTTAATATTGGGAAATTTAAGAGAGAACACTTTTCAATTTGCCTGTACAACGCTAACTTCTATTGTGTTTTGCAATATTATATCTATTTCCCTTGATTTATTTATAACACTAACCTCCCTTTTAATATTCAAAGTTATCAGacaatatttaaataatttttttttaaaaaagaaatgttGGATTGTGGAACTTTTCACAGTCCAGTATCATTTATAATGAGAACTTTTTCACTCAATCTAAATTTATCACATGTTTTTGTGATTTTGATGTACTTTATCATTGTTTTCTTGTGCGACTCTTTTATCATTAGTTTTATAGACTATTAGTCCAGATAGTTAAATTACACCAATTTTATTAGAATTATGATTTAATATATAATGAATAATCACATTTTGACCCTCTATATTTTCTGTCAATGTGCCAAGGAAGCTTTCAAACTTTAAAGTAATTCCCATGATTGacttcaataaaatatttttttctctctattatatactaaataatttatataaataaagtgttacaatatatatgttattttatattaataagttcataaattatgataattttCTTCACTCGTTAATTAGTATATTTGGTTcacttttcaattttaattttatcctTTTTATATAGGAATTAATTTAGGggaaatttcaataatgtaCAATCCAGCATACAAAATTACATTCGCGTacccatatttttaaattacatatGTATTCTCACTTTTTCAcggtatacaacattatacaacaatatacaattTTATATGTCTGTAGTagacaatgtatcaaccttgtatgaaggtgtataataatgtataagtgtcacaccccaatttctgacagggtgtgatgggcacccgacccttatccagggccgagcgaaccctcagactatcgtaatactcgtactcacattgggccctgaccaaatcataaatacataattcaaatcaaacacaaacttgcgaatgtacaaaatctgtaatatcacatatcacaaaacgacggcttatagagccgctcacaactacGACTTCGATGCACAtgactcgtacgcaaagtctctaacatgactcggatatcataacatgcacaaaccgactcggcaaagcactcAACAATTCCCGGAGCTCGCCAAATCATTGAAAGCATGTCCCGCTAGTATCCGTAGCTCACTCGGGAGTACTGCTTGTGACAGATAAAACGCggccagaagaaagggggtcgatgcacggaatatgtgcgagtatgtaaaagcgtGAATACGAGAACCATAGGAATAAAATACGtaagatagacataatatgcaaagtatcaaaatatgtaattaaaatgcaaatcatgcacaagctcttagaacggtggtcgcccgccgtcgttggcgccacgccacgcaTCACACCAAGATTTcggatctccgtaacccgacaaatccccgtaacacatcatagccaccGTACACACCATGtcacaagatcacaccaaacggaacccgccctcggacaggagctcggcgaaccgtaacacaaagatcacaccggagtttatcatattgcgcacgaacataatccaggccgggactcggtgaacgaggtGCAATcatgagcacgagcggagtcgtgagcatacatatgcataaaatcgtaatcataaaccattaagtaagtaagaaaattcatatGCAAAGGTCCAAATGAAAcgaaacttacatttttccGAAGGTCGTCCCGGAAATAggcatagaaaggtcgcgggccccacggacgggtgtcgacccccgtccgagcccgactagggtaggtaggggaaagttatgtcttatggacatacatattatgtttgggggcaatccgagctcgtatgcaaaagttacggacgtttgaagttcgggacccttttatagtcaaaatttttttataaaacctttgaaattcattcttttgaaaacatgaaaatcttattttggtcccatcaaAGAGTAGATTTTTAAGGAgcgaacaaagtacatacctaagctcggattctaagagtggaataaccccaaggctcgggtcatagcctaatagtactaagacatgccaaagaaagaaaggtagctttacataccttggccgcgcCTTCCTTgctacgcttatccatccaaacttgatAGTCTACATGCAAGAGAATTCATCCACTCATTAGTTTCATTATCAaacacttgtcttaacctttcaaacacGTTCACTTATATTCCCTCTTAATTTCAAAAGACCCTCGTAagtacaccgtcccgagaattatggctcggcccaaatattcaacaacaacaccaacaacgaCTTCAACAATATCGATAAGCAATTCAaccgcattctaacattaataactccattctacataattcgacgacaatCATGCATATTTAATTCAACTCCATATATTCAAACTCATATCAACAATCGCATTTcattccttccaaactcatagaCTACATCGACAATCCGCATTACAACATTCTttctataaattcaagaaagcatattacgatcacattagcttccaaacggCTCATATGATTACAACTTTAATCTTGGATCATTAagacttcattttccatcataaaGTTCACAATACCACgacaattaaaatactacatcaaatcagcccacacaattgcaacaccaacataagtcattaaacctttattttacgtcgtagaattcatatcgacgacaaccaaaatgcaAGATAACATTGATTCATTTAATACACACCAAGCAATTTCTATTCGGTTctctccacaacatacaacattccataagtttcatCCATTATCTATGCgttaacaacacaaaaacatgttgaatacaattcgTTCTTCATTCCTTCAACCAtcatacacacacggctacaatcCCATATCCACGGCTACACTACACACCacatttccatgactttcattcacttctacacactacaacatacataaatcatgcataacattcAACATAAGAGATTGGACCTCACCTTCCTCATCCACTTCATCTTCTCGGCTAGGAATTGTCATGACACCAacgaatgatttttttttttgttccaacaaccactccacgtcgacgagagctcttcaattagtagaaaactagaagaaaaataatttttccatgatcactaCCAAGAGAGCCTGTTCGGCCCTCTTGGCCGTGGtgctctttctctcttttctccttctttcttgaaaattctaggaaaaaTAATGACTTGTCTTGCAAttttccacacacacatatatatatataaatatgggaGCACATGGCTGGTCATGTGTCCCTTTGGccggtttttctccttcttttttttgtcttcaatttttcttcaattttcccaatttttctagaattctctttaaataaaaagacaactaatgccttgacttggtcaacttTTGCCCACATATTTGTATATCTTAA
It includes:
- the LOC132029701 gene encoding uncharacterized protein LOC132029701, giving the protein MATLFGPLHAFHRSTSSHRRFISQHSSDARSIFNHQAFIPLNNQPHHHLLVVKQNKQLSKSINAADTDITTLTSDPDITWQIVIGSLAGVTPFVVAGVEFSKRIVKQRKCEVCGGSGLVLKNNKFYKRCPSCGGFLPWQSWRRFFMG